The region TAGCAATGCAATATAACTTGTCTGATACTACAGTCTTTTTTATAAAAGATACTGCAGCTGCAATGTATAGCCCAATTTATAAGATATATTTCACATATTTTGGAGGCATGTTTAATGGTTCTTACTCCTTTATGCAAGAAGAAATTGAACCAATTGGAATGATTTTCCACAATAGTTTTGCTTCTGTAGTTTATCCCAATCCTGCAACTAATTATTTGAATATAATTGACGACCTTCCCGGAAAGGGTGTTTTTAAAATCGCTGATATGAGTGGCAAAACGATATTAGTGAAAAATCGCTCTGTAAATGGAAAATTTAATCAAAATCGTATTTCACTTAAGAACTTATCTACCGGAGTGTATATTTTATTGATAGAGTCAGATAATGGGTGGGCTAAGAGCAGATTTATAAAAAAATAATTCTGAAACTGCGCATTACACATAAACCGAACTTTGTTATTAGAAACTTGCAAAATTTCTATTATCGACCTTAGTAAAACGATGTTCAGCTATAACCAAATTTTGAATAAAAGAAAGGGCTGTCTTAGAAGTAATTATCATTAGATCTTAATCTAATTTATTTAAATGCCTCTGAGACAGCCCTTTTTATTTGTTAAGTATGTTTTAAAACGACTTCAATTTCACACCTACATAAAAGGTTCTTGGTAAAGCTGGCCCATACATATAATTACTGTCTCTGTTTCTGTAATTATCAAAGTCATCCTGGAAATTGTTCGTAATGTTTTTCACTCCTGCATATATTTCAATACCGGAGTCTAAAGTTTTAATAGGAATGGTATGACCTACTTTAATACTTATTTCTGTAAAAGGATCACTGGTTCTGTATTCATCTGCTAAGATATCTGGATCCGGTGAAAATTTAGCGTGAAGCATCTCACCCGTATATACCGTGTTGATTGAGGCATCCCATCTGTCATTAGGAGTATAAGTTAATACAACATATCCGTATGCCTCAGGAGTACGGAGAAATTTCTTCTTGGCAGGTAATCCATCAATATTTTCAACTGCTTCGTCGTGCAAACTGCTTTGGAAGGTGAAACCTCCTTCAATTTGTGCTTGTTTGTTATAGTTTGCACGCAACTCTATGGTTGCTCCCTGTACCGTCGCTCCCGGTCCGTTTCGTTTTTCAAATACTTCTCCTAATGCATCTCCTCCAATAGGTTGAAGGTAAAAAGCGTCATCTAATTTTGTGTAAAAGCCTTCTAGTGTAAAGCCTAGAATGTATTTCGCTTCCGGATAATCAAAATTGATCGATCCACTGATGCTGTTTGAACGTTCTTCTTTCAGATCATCACCTAGAATGATTCTGGAAATACCACCTCCGGCAAATGCAATATGCATGTCGGCATCAAAGGCTTGTGGCGCCCGGAATCCTGTACCCCATGTTAATCTGAGTTGTGTGTAGTCACGGTATTTGTACATTAAAGAAATACGTGGGCTAACTATTACATTATCAACTAAATTGTGTTTGTCAGCTCTTGCTCCAAGTAATAACGTAAAACCCTGTCCGATGTTCCAGTCACTTTGCAAATAAACGGCAGCATTATTTGTTTGCTGGTTGGTTCCATATTCATAAGCTGGAATAGAATCGACAACGTCATCATATTTGTGTTCAATTCCACCGGTAAGTACATTTGTTTCTCCGAAGAAATCATTTAATCTATGGTTGATCTGTAATCCACCTTGAAGGGTTGTATTATCTGTCGTACCATATGGAGGATTGGTTAAATGTTCATCTAATGCTTCTTCTAATGCAACTTGTGGGTCTGGCTCTTCAGAATAATCCCCTAATACCGGATATAAACCCGTATAATGATCACGGTCTGTATTTTGTCCTGCAAAGTATGCAATGAATGAACTATTATCTTCATTGAAATTAATTTGATAATCGATTCCACCCATTAGAATGTCATGTGTGCGTTCTTCCGATTGCAAAGCCAAATGCGCAGTTTTATCAGTTATCTCTCCACCATAGCGGTACTCATGAATACTTGAAAAGTTCACCTCAATTTTTTGGTTTGGGGTAGGTTTGAAAAACATGTTAGCGCCAAATGAGTTACTACGTAATTCTGGCAATTCTGAATAACCATCTCTTTCTTCAGTAAGTGAACCATCAGTATTAAGTGTTAATCCTGTGTGGTCATATGCTTCACGGTATCTATTGTTTACATATAAAACAACTCCTGCATTGCGTTGGCGTGTTACCATACTTACATTACCACTTAGCACATTATCCATGGCTCTACCGTTTATTGAATGTGAGGTATAGCTAATATCGTAAGTATTTCTTTGGGGCATTTGTGTAATAACGTTAACGGTTCCTCCAATGGCACTTGAACCATACAATGCTGATCCTCCTCCGCGCACAACCTCAATGCGATCGACCATGTTTGCAGGGATTTGCTCCATTCCGTAAAGACCAATTAATGGACTAAAAACCGGACGACCGTTGATTAAGATTTGTGAATACCCACCTCCAAGTCCGTTCATTCTTAATTGAGTGTAATTACATGTCTGGCAATCAGTTTCTACGCGCAATCCCGGTTGGAATTTTAGTCCTTCTGAGATATTACACGCCTGCACTGCATTAATGGTTTTTTTATCGAGCAGGTTTACAATAACAGGTGCATCTGTAATTCTTTTGAATGTCTTAGTTCCGGTTACTACCACTTCGTCCAATGCCATCACATCGCGCTCCAATTCAAAATTTACTTCAAGGGTTTTATCGTGAACAACAGTGATGGTTTTCTTTTGTGTTTTGTACCCTATAGCCTTGGCTACAATTACCAATTCTCCTTCAGGTAGGTCAATAAAATAATAGTGACCTGTTTCATCTGTTGCTGTACCTATGGTTGTTCCTTCAATGTAAATGGTAGCAAAAGGAACGTGCTCTCCTTCACTCTGAACATCTCCAAAAATGTTAGCATCGCTATGCTGCGCAAATGCTGAGAAATAAAAAATTGATGTAATTAAAAATAAAGCTATCTTTTTCATTATTAATTAGTTAATTGGTTTTACATAAATTACTTCAGCAAATTCAGAGGGCAAAATAATTTCTTTGCCCTGAATTTCAATTGCTGTCATTTTATTATTGGTATATTGTTTTTTTACAACTATTTGCGTGTCAATTTTAATCTGGTTGGCTTCGCAAAACGAAAAAAACTCTTTATCAGAACTAAAAAGCCTACTGATAATATATTTGCCTTCCTGCGCCCCTGATAGATTTATGGCATCTGTTACAGCGGGCAAATTTAGGTTTTGATCCGGAATAGGATCACCATGCGGATCATATTTCGGGTGATTTAGAAATTCACTTAGTTTGTTAGCCAGGTAGTCTGAAGTTTGATGTTCCAGCATTTCTGCTTCGGTATGAATTTCGTGTAAATCCATATGCAGTACTTCATGTAAAAAAGTCTCCCACAAACGGTGCTTTCTTAATACTTTTAGAGCAAGTTCCTGTCCTTTATCTGTCAGCGATAGTGCTTTGTATTTTTCATACTTGATTAAATCTTTCGCTGCCAGCTTTTTAGCCATATCTGTTGCAGCAGCATTGCTGAACATTAGAGTACGCGCAATAGAACCCGGCTTGGTATCCTGATTGGAGCGCATGTGCATTTTGTAAATGGTTTTTATGAAGTTCTCTGTAGAAATACTCATATGTTATTTTTTAAGTATGCTTAAATTTAATACAAGTGAAGCTTAAAAATGTTTAGATTTAGTTTCAGGTTTCAAGTTTCAGGTTGAGCAACTTGAAACCTTAAACCTGAAACTTGTATTATTCTAATTAAGCATTAAATTCGACTATTCGTTTATTAAAATTAGAAAGATGAACCATCCAATCTACTGCGAACAGCCCATATACCAGGCATTTTTTGAGCCTATCAATACCATTACCAATCTGGCATTTATGATAGCTGGAATTGTGCTGTTTATTCAGCTTAAAAGGCGCAATGTTCTAAATATTAAAGGTATATACTTTTCTGCTTTGTTGGTAATTGTAGGTGGTTTAGCTCCTTATAAATCGGACAATCTATTTTCAGGTTTCAAAAGTAACCATTTTCTTCATAATATTGCATTAGCAAGGGACGACCGAAGGTGACCTTTTTACCGATGGTTGTTTTGGTGTAACGGGCCCGTTCACCTTTCTATGTAAATCTGACGGCTCATCGAGAGCCGCCCGATTTAAGCAAGGGACTTCCCTCAGGCTCTCATTCCCCGATAGCTGGTAGTAGGGGATTTTGGAGTAAAACCTGACTTTTCGGTTTTTGTATTCTTTACGAATTATTAATCCTTTATCCCACATTTCCCAAAATAAACGAGGTGGAAGGTTTGCAATAGAGCCGTGTAGTCGGACGTTGTTGTATTTTTCATAAAATATTGTAAGTCGTTGTGTTAATTGCCCAATATCCCAAAAGTTATTATTGCCAAGCGATTTTGATAAAATGTTGTGAAAACTCTCCACATGACCATTTTCCTGTGGGGTATACGGGTGTGTAAAAACTTGATTAAGATAATTTTCCTTAAAAAATGATTGGATGATTTTTGAGCCAAATTGTGGCCCATTATCATTACGGATCTCCACATGTACACCCTTAGTTAATATATCAGCCGGCTGCAAATGATCAATAATTACTTGCTCCCATGCCTTTTTAACATCGCCTGATTTCATAGAAAATCCCACCCTCCAATGTAAAACAGCTCGTGTAAATGTGTCTATAATAGTCAAAATAAAAGCATACCTGCGTGCTTGGGTAATCCAAATATATTTGATGTCCATTTCGATTACTTCCAGGGGGCCTTTCGGGGTGACTATTCGATATCTGGCATATGTTTTTGGCTGTCGATTATACTTTGTTTTAAATAATTGAGACTCTTTCATCAGCCGATATACTTTTTTGTGGTTAATTAAATATCCCAGCAACACTAAAGCTGTTGCCATCTTTCTGTAGCCATAATCTGTATCCGGATCAGACTGTATGTTTTTTATTTTTTTGATAACAAAAGAGTTGTTTTTAATAATTTTTTGGCCATCCTCCAGTTTTTCTGTTGTACTGGTGGGTTTTCTGCCTGGCCGTTTGCCAAGAGATTTATAATAATATTGATGCTTGGTAACTCCGGCAATGGAAAGAGCAATGTCTCTGCGAAGTCCAAACCCAATATATTTACAAACTATTTCTTTTTTCTCGCCCAGGCATACTTCTTTTTTAGCATATCATCTTTGAGCCGCCCTTCAAGTTCTTTTTCGGCTAAAAGCTTTTTCAGCGTTTCGTTTTCTTTTTCTAAACGCTTAATCTCTTTTAACTGAGCAGGGGTCATCCCATGGCGAAAGCCAGCTTCTCCCATGGTTTCGAATTTTTTCTTCCAACCATAATATGTGGCCGGATAAATTCCGTGTTTCTCAAGGGTTACGTTAACTCCTTGTTCTGTAGCTTCTTTTATAATCTGAAGCTTTTCCTCTTTGGTGAATTTTCTTTTTTTCATGTCTGTGTGCATAATTACTAATTTTTATTGATAATTATGTCAGACTTATTCGGGGGCTAATTCACACAGTAGTTCGTTGAGTAGCTTGTGAGTTTGGGTTGCAGGGAGTCGAAACGAACGGCCATTCCAGGTTCAATATGATAGCGCTGAATTGCATTCAGTGCGCGACGCTAACACTCTATTCAACCAATCAACTTAATTACTCAGTAACCCAATCAACCACTTACCAATCTTGCCATGAAATAAGTTTTCCGTAAGGCGTTTCCATGCTTTTATTACCTCCGTAAATAACTGATCCGGCCGTTTTTTTATTATTTAATTTATCCCAGTATTGAAGTCCTTTAAAAAAGTTTTTATTGTATGTGCTTCCGGATTTTATTTCATAAGCTTCAATTTGAAGATCATTTTCAATGAGTAAATCAATTTCATTTCCTGTATTGTCTCTCCAAAAATAAATATGCGGCTCTTTCGCATTATTGAAATGTTTTTTAATGAGTTCCATAATCATCCAGTTCTCGAATAAACCTCCCCGCAGGTAATGTGTGAGAATTTGCGAGTGGTTTTGGATTCCCAGTAATGAACATGCAAGCCCGGTATCGTAAAAATATAGTTTCGGTGTTTTAACCAAGCGCTTGTTAAAGTTTTTGTGATGCGGTTTAAGCAAATAAATAATGTAGCTGGCTTCCAGAATGCTTAACCATGCTTTAGCTGTTGGTTGTGTTATTCCACACTCATTGGCAATGGAAGAAAGGTTTAAAAGCTGTCCAATTCTTCCTGCACAAAGCTTAACGAAACGATTGAATTGCAAAAGGTTTGAAATGTTCTGTAGTTGTCTTACATCTCGCTCAATGTAGGTTTGAATGTAAAAAGGATAAAAATCTATAGGATCTATTTTTTTATCGTACAACCTT is a window of Salinivirga cyanobacteriivorans DNA encoding:
- a CDS encoding ATP-binding protein, translating into MIKRNLADKLKYFVSKYPIVTVTGPRQSGKTTLIKSIFPDYEYVNFEDPDMLLLAQEDPRLFLSQYSNKVILDEAQRLPELFSYLQSHTDKANKEGMYIISGSQNFLLMEKISQTLAGRTAILKLLPFSKRELANTSIKLKTPDEHIFNGGYPRLYDKKIDPIDFYPFYIQTYIERDVRQLQNISNLLQFNRFVKLCAGRIGQLLNLSSIANECGITQPTAKAWLSILEASYIIYLLKPHHKNFNKRLVKTPKLYFYDTGLACSLLGIQNHSQILTHYLRGGLFENWMIMELIKKHFNNAKEPHIYFWRDNTGNEIDLLIENDLQIEAYEIKSGSTYNKNFFKGLQYWDKLNNKKTAGSVIYGGNKSMETPYGKLISWQDW
- a CDS encoding transposase; this encodes MKKRKFTKEEKLQIIKEATEQGVNVTLEKHGIYPATYYGWKKKFETMGEAGFRHGMTPAQLKEIKRLEKENETLKKLLAEKELEGRLKDDMLKKKYAWARKKK
- a CDS encoding metal-dependent transcriptional regulator, whose product is MSISTENFIKTIYKMHMRSNQDTKPGSIARTLMFSNAAATDMAKKLAAKDLIKYEKYKALSLTDKGQELALKVLRKHRLWETFLHEVLHMDLHEIHTEAEMLEHQTSDYLANKLSEFLNHPKYDPHGDPIPDQNLNLPAVTDAINLSGAQEGKYIISRLFSSDKEFFSFCEANQIKIDTQIVVKKQYTNNKMTAIEIQGKEIILPSEFAEVIYVKPIN
- a CDS encoding TonB-dependent receptor translates to MKKIALFLITSIFYFSAFAQHSDANIFGDVQSEGEHVPFATIYIEGTTIGTATDETGHYYFIDLPEGELVIVAKAIGYKTQKKTITVVHDKTLEVNFELERDVMALDEVVVTGTKTFKRITDAPVIVNLLDKKTINAVQACNISEGLKFQPGLRVETDCQTCNYTQLRMNGLGGGYSQILINGRPVFSPLIGLYGMEQIPANMVDRIEVVRGGGSALYGSSAIGGTVNVITQMPQRNTYDISYTSHSINGRAMDNVLSGNVSMVTRQRNAGVVLYVNNRYREAYDHTGLTLNTDGSLTEERDGYSELPELRSNSFGANMFFKPTPNQKIEVNFSSIHEYRYGGEITDKTAHLALQSEERTHDILMGGIDYQINFNEDNSSFIAYFAGQNTDRDHYTGLYPVLGDYSEEPDPQVALEEALDEHLTNPPYGTTDNTTLQGGLQINHRLNDFFGETNVLTGGIEHKYDDVVDSIPAYEYGTNQQTNNAAVYLQSDWNIGQGFTLLLGARADKHNLVDNVIVSPRISLMYKYRDYTQLRLTWGTGFRAPQAFDADMHIAFAGGGISRIILGDDLKEERSNSISGSINFDYPEAKYILGFTLEGFYTKLDDAFYLQPIGGDALGEVFEKRNGPGATVQGATIELRANYNKQAQIEGGFTFQSSLHDEAVENIDGLPAKKKFLRTPEAYGYVVLTYTPNDRWDASINTVYTGEMLHAKFSPDPDILADEYRTSDPFTEISIKVGHTIPIKTLDSGIEIYAGVKNITNNFQDDFDNYRNRDSNYMYGPALPRTFYVGVKLKSF
- a CDS encoding DDE-type integrase/transposase/recombinase, giving the protein MGEKKEIVCKYIGFGLRRDIALSIAGVTKHQYYYKSLGKRPGRKPTSTTEKLEDGQKIIKNNSFVIKKIKNIQSDPDTDYGYRKMATALVLLGYLINHKKVYRLMKESQLFKTKYNRQPKTYARYRIVTPKGPLEVIEMDIKYIWITQARRYAFILTIIDTFTRAVLHWRVGFSMKSGDVKKAWEQVIIDHLQPADILTKGVHVEIRNDNGPQFGSKIIQSFFKENYLNQVFTHPYTPQENGHVESFHNILSKSLGNNNFWDIGQLTQRLTIFYEKYNNVRLHGSIANLPPRLFWEMWDKGLIIRKEYKNRKVRFYSKIPYYQLSGNESLREVPCLNRAALDEPSDLHRKVNGPVTPKQPSVKRSPSVVPC